DNA from Sulfurimonas xiamenensis:
GAAATATTAAAAAAATAGATATAGCTATAGTGCCAGTTGTTGGTGTGGATGGAAATTTACAAAGAGTTGGTTTTGGAAAAGGAATGTATGATCGTTTCTTTGCAAAGTTGAAAAAGAGACCGTACACGATTTTTATACAATCAGAATTTTGTTACACAAAAGAGTTTATTTGTGATGAGTATGACATTACATGCGATTTAATTATTACGCCACGCGTTAAAGTACGAAATAAAAATATGGCTATAAACAGGAAGTAAAATGTTAAATGAGATACTAATTGGTGGTGTGACAGCTACCGTTAGTGGGCTTATTGGATTTTTCATTTCTAAAAAAATAACTAATGCTAATTTTGATATTTATGTCGAAAAAGCTAAAGCTCAAGCCGGTGCTATTGAAAATGAAGCACAAATGCTGCTCTACAAAGCTAATATGAAATCTCAAGAGATAGAATTAGAAGCAGTAAAATTGTATGAGAGTGCAAAAGAGAGAGCTAAAGCAGATCTTCGCCAAAGAGAAGATGATATTATAGTAAAAGAGCAAAATTTTAAGCGCTATAAACAAAATGAAGAAAAAAGACTTCAAGATGAAGTAGCTATTTTAAAATCGAGACAAGTTGATTTAAAAAGAAATGAAAAATCTTTAGACTCACTAAAAAAGAGATATGAAGAGAAAATAGATGAAGCACTAGGTGCGATTGAGCACTGTGCAGGAATGACAAAAGATGAAGCAAAAATTGTTCTATTTGAAAAAATAGAAGAGAAATCTCGGGCGCAGATAGCTCATATTGTAAGACGGTATGAAAATGAGGCAAAAGTAGAGGCTAAAAAAAGAGCAAACTATATTTTAGCTCAGGCAACAAGCAGATATGCAGGTGAATTTGCTGCAGAGCGCCTTACAAATTTAGTGCATCTTTTTGATGATGAGTTAAAAGGCCGCATAATAGGTAAAGAGGGAAGAAATATTAAGACTCTTGAAACTCTCTTAGGTGTAGATATTATTATAGATGATACTCCAAATGCGATTCTTGTAAGCAGTTTTAATCTTTATCGTCGTGCAATTGCAACAAAAACTATAGAGTTATTGATAGAAGATGGTCGTATTCAGCCGGCTAGAATAGAAGAGATTTATAGTAAAGTTTGTGATGATTTTGATGCAAATATACTCAACGAGGGTGAAGAAATTATCGCAGATTTGGATATCGGCGTGATGCATCCTGAGCTTATTAAACTTATTGGCAAGCTTCGTTATCGTGCAAGTTATGGGCAAAACGCACTTGCGCATACTCTTGAAGTTGCTCATTTGGCTGGAATAATGGCTGCTGAAATGGGCGGAGATGTCAGATTGGCAAAAAGAGCAGGGCTTTTGCATGATATAGGCAAAGCTTTGACACATGAGCATGATGGGAGTCATGTTGATTTGGGTGCGGCGATTTGTAATCGTTATAATGAGCATGGTGTGGTTATAAATGCGATTTATGCGCATCACGGATACGAGGAGATGAATTCGATAGAGTGTGGTGCAGTATGTGCTGCAGATGCGTTGTCTGCGGCAAGACCGGGTGCAAGAAGAGAGGTGTTGGAGAGTTTTCTAAAAAGAGTTACAGAAATAGAAGAGATAGCGTCAGAGCATACCGGTGTAAAACAGGCATATGCAATCAATGCGGGGCGGGAAGTAAGAGTAATCGTAAACGCTTCTCTTGTAAATGATGATGAGTCTGTTTTAATGGCAAAAGAGATAGCAAAAGAGATAGAAGAGAAAGTTCAGTATCCGGGCGAGATAAAAGTAAATGTTATTAGAGAAAGCAGAGCTGTTGAATTTGCGAGATAAAACATAAATGAAACTATCTAAAACAACTAGATAGTTTCTTCTATATCGTTTATCTCTGAATCATCATATGGATCCATATGTATAAGCACATGAACATTTTTATCTTTAAAAAGTTGTTTTAATTTCATCTCTAATTTATCTGCTACAAGATGTGCATCATAGAGTGATATGCTTACATTAAAGACAAGATGAACAGATATAAATATATGAGAGCCTGATTCTCTTGTTTGAAGCTTGTGATAGTCAGTTATATCTGTTTGACTTTCAATAGTATCTGTAATCTTTTTTATATCATCTTCAGACAATGCAGCATCAAGAAGCATTAAAATACCCTCTTTTATAATAGGCATTGCCGAATAAATCATATAGATGCCAATACAAATACCAAGAATAGGGTCAATTAATCCTTCTCCTGTTAGCGAAACAAGCCCAAGTGCTAAAAGAACCGCGCCGTTTGAAAAAATATCTGTTTTATAGTGAAGCGCATCTGCTTTTATAACCATATTGTTTGTTTTTTTAGCAACACTGTTCAAGTACATTACAAGCAAAGATGTAATTAAAATAGAAAGAAGCATTACTGTAATACTTTCGTTTACATAGTTCATTTCTCGAGGATAAATTATTTTTATAAGCGCTTCATAAAGTATAAATAGTGCTGAGAGAGAAATTACAGTACCCTCTATAACTGCTGCAAGTGGTTCGATTTTATTTCGTCCATAGTTGAAATTGTTGTCTGGGTCCTTTTCAGCATTATGGAGTGCAAAGTAGTTAAACAAGGATACTGTCAAATCTAGCAAAGAATCAATTGCAGAAGCTAAAACTGCAATAGAACCGCTTAAGATACCAATTGTCATTTTCATAACAACAAGCAGTGCTGCTACTGAAGTTGAAACAACTGTTGCTTTTTTTTCTACTCTCATTTTAAATCCTATATCTTTTAAGATACAATTATAATAAAATTAATATTTTATAGTAATTAAAGACAGGGTGTAAAAATATGAATTTACAAGAGTTGAGAGAAGAGCGTCTTAAATGGATGAAATGGAAAAATATAGCACCGCTTCAAGAGGCTTTAAAGAGTTTAGAGGATGGCTCTTGGGAAGTAGAACTTGGTGATATAATAAGTGTTAATGGAGCTGCTCCAAAAGATGTAGATAAAATAGCAAAAATGATGATGCCTTGGCGAAAAGGACCTTTTAAACTTTTTGATACATTTATTGATTCAGAGTGGAGAAGCTATATCAAATACAATCTTCTGCGAAAACATTTTAATCTAAAAGATAAAAGAGTTGCCGATATAGGGTGTAATAATGGGTACTATCTTTTTAGAATGCAGGAGGATGCACCAAAATCTTTAGTAGGTTTTGATCCTTCGCCTCTCTATAAAACACAGTTTGAATTTATCAACCATTTTGTAAAGAGTGATATTGTTTACGAACTTTTGGGCGTTGAACATTTGGAATTTTATGAAGAGAAGTTTGATGTTATTTTTTGTCTGGGAGTTCTTTATCATAGAAGTGATCCTGTTGCAATGTTAAAATCTCTTTATAAAGGTCTTGATAAAAAAGGCGAAGTGATTCTTGATACATTCTATATAGAGGGTGATGATGAGGTGTGCTTATGTCCCAAGTCATCTTATTCTAAAATACCAAACATCTACTTTGTACCGACAATAAAAGCTTTAAAAAATTGGTGTCTAAGAGCAGGATTTAAGAGTTTTGAAGTTCTAGAAACTTCAGTTACAAATAGTGATGAGCAGAGAAAAACTGAGTGGATAGAGGGAGAGTCTTTAGAGAATTTTTTAGATGAAAATGATAAAAGTAAAACTGTTGAAGGTTATCCTGCACCTGCAAGAGTATATGTAAAATTAATGAAGGGATAAAGATGAACAAGAGCATTGAAACGAAATTAAAAACGCATAAAAAGATAAATCGTAATTTATGTGGTGAGATACAGAGACTTGAAGATGGATTTGTAGAATTAAAATTTGTAACGGCTCCTGAAATGGTCGCTGACTCTAAAAATTTAATCCATGGAGGCTTTATCTTCGGTGCGGCGGATTATGCCGCAATGGCTGCCATAAATGAGGAAAATGTTGTTTTAGCGGCAAGTAGTTGCAGATTTATCGCTCCTGTAAAGCTTGGAGATATAGTTGATTTTACTGCTGAAATCAAAAGCACAGAAGGCAGAAAAAGTAGTGTATATGTAATAGGAAATGTTTTAAATACAAAAGTTTTTGAGGGTGAATTTAAAACATTTGTTACTGAAAAACATGTACTGGAATTAAGTTCTCTTAAAACAAAAAATGCTTAGGAGTAGAAGACTTTTTAAAGATTTTCTATCCAGTAATCGCTATATTGCTGCTCTTGTTTGATGGTTGTAGTATTTCCATGTCCTGGATATATAGTTTTGTCATACGGGATTTTTTTAAATTTTTCAAGTGATTTTTTCATATCCTGCGGGGATGAGTATGGAAAATCAGTTCGTCCGATAGAGCGTTCAAATATAAAATCGCCGCTAAACATAGCATTGCCTATCTCTATCGTTGAGCATCCAGGTGTGTGTCCCGGAAAGTGGCGAAACTTTACTTTAATACCCTCAAAATCAAACTCTTCATCCGGTTTTACTTCCACATCTGGTTTTGAAGGCGGCAGATCCGGCATCCATGAGCTGCTTGATAAGAGCATAACATCATCTACTGGGGTATAAAGGGGAACCTTTAATTTCTTCTGCAGTTCGGCATTACTCCATACATGATCAAAATGTCCGTGTGTATTTAATATTGCGACAGGATTTGTTACATTTTTCATAACCCACTCCGTGGCGCCGATACCAGGATCAATGATAAAATCTTTTTTGTCTATGGTGACGATATAGCAGTTTGTTTGATAATCTCCCATTGCTTTAACTTGTATTTTCATTTTTTTACTTTTCATTTTTTTTTTGACAAATTGTAACAAAAAAGCAGAGCAGTTTTGTTGTTTTTTGTAAAAAATATTATAAAAAATGCAATATGTTCTTAAGGTTACCAAAATTTGATATAATATTTTTTGTTAAGCCCTGATAAAGGGCACTTATTACTTTTTTAGGGGTTAGTAATGAAAAAATATGAGCAAATAACGGAATATTTGCAACAATTTTTAAATGATGAAGTTCATAAAACTGGACTTGAGAATGTTGTTTTAGGTCTTAGCGGTGGAATTGATTCAGCTGTTGTTGCCGTGCTTGCTCAAAAAGTTTTCAAAGATAATCTTTTATGTGTCAAGATGCCTTCGCATTACTCTTCGCAAAGTTCTTTGATTGATGCGGATGAGTTATGTCAAAATTTTGGATTAAAATCTGTCACGGCTTCAATTGAACCGATGTTAAGAGTTTATGAAGAGTTGAATCCAGATATGGATAATTTAAGAAAAGGCAATTTTTCAGCACGGCTCAGAATGGCTACAATCTTTGATATCTCGGCTAAACAAAAAGCTTTGGTTTTAGGAACAAGCAACAAAAGCGAGTTGCTGTTAGGTTATGGAACTATTTATGGGGATTTGGCGTGTGCCATAAATCCGATAGGTGACTTGTACAAGAGTGAAATTTATGAGTTGGCAGAGTATCTGGGTGTGCCAGAAAGCATTATAAAAAAGGCTCCCTCAGCAGATTTGTGGAGTGGTCAAAGCGATGAAGCAGATTTGGGTTATACATATGCACAACTTGATGAAATGCTTAAACTTTATGCCGAAGAAAAACTTTCTAAAGAAGAGATGGTTCAAATGGGTTATAACAAAGAGATGATCGATATGATACTATCAAGAATATCGCGCAATCAGTTTAAAGGCAAAATGCCTGTTATAGCAAAATTAACCTCTAACAATATATTATAAGGATTAGATAATGAAAGTTCCATTTTACAAGTATGAAAGCAGTGTAGAAGCGCACTCAAATGTAAGTGATGTTTTAGACGGTGAAGATATAGATCAAGTAGAAGAGCTGCAAAATGAGTTTGCTTCATATATCGGGGCAGACTATGCGCTGGCTACATCGCACGGTACATCAGCGCTTCATTTGGCAATGCTGGCACTTGATTTAAAAAGAGGCGATAAAATAGTATGTTCTGTAAATGCGCATCCAAATGTGCCTGAAGTTGTTAGACACTTTGATGCTGAGCCTATTTTTATAGATATAGACCCTCAAACCTACAATATAAATCTTGATAAGCTAGAAACATATTTAAAAGACAACAAAGCTAAAAAACTAAAAGCTGTAATTGTTACGCATATAGCAGGACAATGTGTTGATTTGGATAGACTTTATGCTATGGCAAAAACAAATGATGTTAAGATTGTTGAGGATGCATGTGAGGCTCTTGGAGCTACCTATAAAGGGGATAAAATAGGTTCAACAGGCGCAGATATTACATGTTTTGATTTTTCATCTCATTTAAAAAAAGATGTTTGCAATGGGGGTATGCTAGTTTCAAATTCCCAGGAGATTATTGAGCGCGCAAATCTTTTAAGTTCACATGCAATTAAACGAGACAAAGACTCTTTAGAATATATATATGATGTTGTAGATATAGGTTTTGATTACTCAATGAGTCAGTTAGATGCCGCTTATATACGGGCTCAAATTAAAGAACAAGATAAAAGTCTACAAAGAGTCCAAGAAATAGCGCAGATGTACAATAAAGCGCTTGAGGGAGTCGAACATGTGACTATTCCTGAACCAAAGAGCGATGAACATCCATACTCTTTATATATTATCAAAGTAGATAAAAACAGAGACTCTTTTGCGCTTGAGCTTAAAAAAGAGGGTGTTGAAGTTGGACTTCACTATATTCCGCTTCATTTTTTATCATATTACAAGCATAAATATTCACTAAAAGTAAACAACTTTCCTGTTGCACTTACAACATATCAACAGGTAATGTCGCTTCCGATATATCCAAGTATGAAAAATGAAGAAGTGCAGTATGTAATAGATAAGATCAAATCAGTAGCATCGACTAGAGTTTAAAAAGCAAAAAATTGAAAAAAAAAGTAATTTTTTGGGTTGAAGAGTATTTTTACAACCCAAGTTTTACACAAAAACTTCTCTCTATTTTACTTCTTCCTCTAAGTTGGATTTACTGTTTTGCTATGTTTTTACGATTTAAAAGTAAAAAAAGCGAAGATTTGGGCGTTGATGTTATTAGTGTTGGAAATCTTAGCGTCGGCGGAAGCGGCAAAACTCCTTTTGTAACTGCTCTTGCATCAAGATACAAAGATGCTGCAGTAGTGCTTAGGGGATATGGCAGAAAAAGCAACGGTCTTGTTGTTGTAAGCAATGATGGAGAAATTTTATGTGATGTAGATAGAAGCGGTGATGAGGCGATGATCTATGCACATAAATTGCCAAATATCAAAGTGATTGTAAGTGAAGATAGAAAAAAAGGTATTTTAAAAGCTAAAGAGTTAGGTGCGAAGATTGTGTTTTTAGATGATGCCTACTCAAAGCATGAGATAAAAAAACTCGATATTCTTATAGATATAGAGAGTAAAAACTCTTCATGTATTCCATCGGGTCCTTTTAGAGAGAGATTATGGAGTTCAAAAGAAGCTCTTTTAGTAAAAGAAGAGATAGATTTTACGAGAGTGGTTGAACTTAAAAATAAAAGTGATAAAATGTCACTCGTAACTGCCATAGCAAGACCGAAGCGTCTTGATGTGTATCTGCCTGAAGTCCTTAGTAAAAATTATTTTGAAGATCATCATGCATTTACAAAAGATGAGGTTCTTGCTATTTTGCAAAGAGATAATGCAGATTCAATTTTGGTTACATACAAAGATTTTGTAAAATTAGAGCAGTTTGATATACCTTTGTCACTTTTAGATCTTAAAGTGACAATTGATAAGAAAATTTTTGAAATAGTAGATAATTATAGGGGAAAATAGTGCAAAAAAAGATTGAAACAGTACAAACACTTCTTGAAGCTTTACCGTTTATAAAAGAGTTTAATAAAAAAATAGTAGTTATAAAATATGGCGGTTCGGCGCAAGAATCTCCACAGCTCAAAGAGAGATTTGCGCAGGATATTTTGCTTATGTATCTAGTGGGAATTAAACCTGTTATTGTTCATGGCGGCGGCAGACAGATAAATGAGATGCTGGATGCTTTAAAAATTGATACTAAATTTATCGACGGACAGCGTGTAACTTCAAAAGAAGTTATGAGAATTGTTGAGATGGTTTTAAGCGGAGAGATAAACAAAGAGATAGTTTCACTTTTAAACTCTCACGGAGCAAAAGCAATAGGAATCAGCGGAAAAGATGCAAAATTCATCACTGCTCGCGCAAAAGATTTTGCAAAATGGGGATTAACCGGAAATATAACAGAAGTAAAAGCTGATGTTATTGTAAATCTTATTGCAGAAAAATTTATTCCCGTAATTGCTCCAATTGCTGACGGTTCAGAGATGGGGCATCCTGGTTTTAATATTAATGCAGATTTGTGTGCTTCTTATGTTGCAAAGGCAATAGGAGCAAACAAGATTATATTTTTAACAGATACGGCAGGAGTTTTAAACAGTAACAAAGAGCTCTTAAGTACGCTTACAAAAGATGAAGTTGAAGCTCTAAAGAGTGATGGAACGATTCATGGAGGTATGGTTCCAAAAGTGGATGCATGTCTTGAAGCGATAGAGGGCGGTGTACAAAAAGCCCATATTATAGATGGCAGAATAGAGCACTCTTTACTCTTAGAACTCTTTACATCTGCAGGTGTAGGAACACAGATAGTTAATTAGCTTTTGCCCGAGCTGTTTTGTAAAAGAGTTTTTGTGTAGAGATCTCTTTTGGTATCGGGGTATTGTGCAAAATATTTTGAGTTAAGATTTTTGCCAAATAGGGACCAAATACAAAACCTCGAGAACCAAGAGCATTTATAATATATAAATTTTCAAAGTATTCTAAAGAGTCTGGTGGAATTTTTGTTCCATTTTTTATAGAGGGATATTTTTCTAAACTTTTTTCATAATCAATAACTTTGCCTATTACTGGAAAATAGCTTTTTATCGTTGCTCTTGCACCTTTGTATATTTTTACAACTTTTAAATCCTCAAGTTTAATCAACTCTTGTGCTTGTTTCAAAAGAGTTTCTATCTGTCCTTGTTCGCTATTTACATAAAAAGGGCACTTGTCACATGTAGTTAAACACTCTAGTATAGCGTTGTCATGTCTTTCATGTGTTGCTCCGATAGATACGGTTCCATCTTGTTTGTTTGTTGAAACAGAGATAGATTTATGAATATTAAAAGGTATTTTTGTAGTTGTTTTAACATCAATTCTTAAGCCGAAAATAGGAGATATTTTCATATAAGGAATCTCTACTAAAGAGGTGCTTACTCCTTGAGCTAAAATTATATTTTTTGCTTTGATTTCATCAATGTTGTAAATTCCATCTTTAAAATCTAATTTTTTTATATCTTTTTTATAAAAATCACAATTTTCTATTAATTTTTTAGAAATTTCAGTTGGTTCAATTACAGCTGCATTTTCATAAAAATAGCCATCGATATCCATAAAATTTTTTGAGATGTTTTTCAATTTTTGCGTGTCATAATAGCTATATTTTATATAACTTTGTGCTAATTTGTCTTTATTGAAATTATTGTTTGGGATTCTTAAAACACCTTTTTTTTCTACTATATTTGGAAGTAGATTTTTATAAAAATCTATGGAAAAATTTAGTGCATCATTTACCAGTGAATTATAAAGGTTTTTTTTGCCAGGAAGAGGTGATAAAAAAGCTCCGGCAGCTCCGCTTGCACCGCCGGCTATGCCTTCTCTGTCGACAATAGCTACACTTTTTCCCTCTTGATGTAAAAAGTGAGCAACACAACAACCTGCGCTTCCGGCTCCGATAATTAAATAATCATATATTTTCATTTTGACATTATAGAAAATTAAGACTTAATTTAAAAATCTTTTGTGATTTTTGTTTTAAGAACCATTTTTAGGAGATATGTGTTAAGCCGTTATAAGAATAGTGATGCTATAATCGCGGGAATATTATGATAACAGGATGTAAAATGTACGGACTCTTTGAAGATGAAGATGATATTTTTATGGGCTCTCCAAAGAGCAAATTAATGGATGTTGTGTTTAATGCCAACAATGATGTAGTCAGACATGAATTGCAAAATTTTATAGACAGAACTGCTGCTTTGGAGCTTTTAATAGCTGAAAAATTTGGCGAAGACATAGATAAAGAAGTTAGAAATTATATGATTTCAAACAGAGAAGAAGTTGATAATTATGCAAAAAGCCTCTATATAGAGTTAATGGGTGCGATACTTTCAAAAAGTGAATAATTGAGATTTTTTTACAAAATTTTATTTTTTAATTAGTTTGTT
Protein-coding regions in this window:
- the rny gene encoding ribonuclease Y; this encodes MLNEILIGGVTATVSGLIGFFISKKITNANFDIYVEKAKAQAGAIENEAQMLLYKANMKSQEIELEAVKLYESAKERAKADLRQREDDIIVKEQNFKRYKQNEEKRLQDEVAILKSRQVDLKRNEKSLDSLKKRYEEKIDEALGAIEHCAGMTKDEAKIVLFEKIEEKSRAQIAHIVRRYENEAKVEAKKRANYILAQATSRYAGEFAAERLTNLVHLFDDELKGRIIGKEGRNIKTLETLLGVDIIIDDTPNAILVSSFNLYRRAIATKTIELLIEDGRIQPARIEEIYSKVCDDFDANILNEGEEIIADLDIGVMHPELIKLIGKLRYRASYGQNALAHTLEVAHLAGIMAAEMGGDVRLAKRAGLLHDIGKALTHEHDGSHVDLGAAICNRYNEHGVVINAIYAHHGYEEMNSIECGAVCAADALSAARPGARREVLESFLKRVTEIEEIASEHTGVKQAYAINAGREVRVIVNASLVNDDESVLMAKEIAKEIEEKVQYPGEIKVNVIRESRAVEFAR
- a CDS encoding cation diffusion facilitator family transporter, whose translation is MRVEKKATVVSTSVAALLVVMKMTIGILSGSIAVLASAIDSLLDLTVSLFNYFALHNAEKDPDNNFNYGRNKIEPLAAVIEGTVISLSALFILYEALIKIIYPREMNYVNESITVMLLSILITSLLVMYLNSVAKKTNNMVIKADALHYKTDIFSNGAVLLALGLVSLTGEGLIDPILGICIGIYMIYSAMPIIKEGILMLLDAALSEDDIKKITDTIESQTDITDYHKLQTRESGSHIFISVHLVFNVSISLYDAHLVADKLEMKLKQLFKDKNVHVLIHMDPYDDSEINDIEETI
- the cmoB gene encoding tRNA 5-methoxyuridine(34)/uridine 5-oxyacetic acid(34) synthase CmoB translates to MNLQELREERLKWMKWKNIAPLQEALKSLEDGSWEVELGDIISVNGAAPKDVDKIAKMMMPWRKGPFKLFDTFIDSEWRSYIKYNLLRKHFNLKDKRVADIGCNNGYYLFRMQEDAPKSLVGFDPSPLYKTQFEFINHFVKSDIVYELLGVEHLEFYEEKFDVIFCLGVLYHRSDPVAMLKSLYKGLDKKGEVILDTFYIEGDDEVCLCPKSSYSKIPNIYFVPTIKALKNWCLRAGFKSFEVLETSVTNSDEQRKTEWIEGESLENFLDENDKSKTVEGYPAPARVYVKLMKG
- a CDS encoding hotdog domain-containing protein, with amino-acid sequence MNKSIETKLKTHKKINRNLCGEIQRLEDGFVELKFVTAPEMVADSKNLIHGGFIFGAADYAAMAAINEENVVLAASSCRFIAPVKLGDIVDFTAEIKSTEGRKSSVYVIGNVLNTKVFEGEFKTFVTEKHVLELSSLKTKNA
- a CDS encoding MBL fold metallo-hydrolase, which gives rise to MKIQVKAMGDYQTNCYIVTIDKKDFIIDPGIGATEWVMKNVTNPVAILNTHGHFDHVWSNAELQKKLKVPLYTPVDDVMLLSSSSWMPDLPPSKPDVEVKPDEEFDFEGIKVKFRHFPGHTPGCSTIEIGNAMFSGDFIFERSIGRTDFPYSSPQDMKKSLEKFKKIPYDKTIYPGHGNTTTIKQEQQYSDYWIENL
- a CDS encoding NAD+ synthase, whose amino-acid sequence is MKKYEQITEYLQQFLNDEVHKTGLENVVLGLSGGIDSAVVAVLAQKVFKDNLLCVKMPSHYSSQSSLIDADELCQNFGLKSVTASIEPMLRVYEELNPDMDNLRKGNFSARLRMATIFDISAKQKALVLGTSNKSELLLGYGTIYGDLACAINPIGDLYKSEIYELAEYLGVPESIIKKAPSADLWSGQSDEADLGYTYAQLDEMLKLYAEEKLSKEEMVQMGYNKEMIDMILSRISRNQFKGKMPVIAKLTSNNIL
- a CDS encoding DegT/DnrJ/EryC1/StrS family aminotransferase → MKVPFYKYESSVEAHSNVSDVLDGEDIDQVEELQNEFASYIGADYALATSHGTSALHLAMLALDLKRGDKIVCSVNAHPNVPEVVRHFDAEPIFIDIDPQTYNINLDKLETYLKDNKAKKLKAVIVTHIAGQCVDLDRLYAMAKTNDVKIVEDACEALGATYKGDKIGSTGADITCFDFSSHLKKDVCNGGMLVSNSQEIIERANLLSSHAIKRDKDSLEYIYDVVDIGFDYSMSQLDAAYIRAQIKEQDKSLQRVQEIAQMYNKALEGVEHVTIPEPKSDEHPYSLYIIKVDKNRDSFALELKKEGVEVGLHYIPLHFLSYYKHKYSLKVNNFPVALTTYQQVMSLPIYPSMKNEEVQYVIDKIKSVASTRV
- a CDS encoding tetraacyldisaccharide 4'-kinase, whose amino-acid sequence is MKKKVIFWVEEYFYNPSFTQKLLSILLLPLSWIYCFAMFLRFKSKKSEDLGVDVISVGNLSVGGSGKTPFVTALASRYKDAAVVLRGYGRKSNGLVVVSNDGEILCDVDRSGDEAMIYAHKLPNIKVIVSEDRKKGILKAKELGAKIVFLDDAYSKHEIKKLDILIDIESKNSSCIPSGPFRERLWSSKEALLVKEEIDFTRVVELKNKSDKMSLVTAIARPKRLDVYLPEVLSKNYFEDHHAFTKDEVLAILQRDNADSILVTYKDFVKLEQFDIPLSLLDLKVTIDKKIFEIVDNYRGK
- the argB gene encoding acetylglutamate kinase encodes the protein MQKKIETVQTLLEALPFIKEFNKKIVVIKYGGSAQESPQLKERFAQDILLMYLVGIKPVIVHGGGRQINEMLDALKIDTKFIDGQRVTSKEVMRIVEMVLSGEINKEIVSLLNSHGAKAIGISGKDAKFITARAKDFAKWGLTGNITEVKADVIVNLIAEKFIPVIAPIADGSEMGHPGFNINADLCASYVAKAIGANKIIFLTDTAGVLNSNKELLSTLTKDEVEALKSDGTIHGGMVPKVDACLEAIEGGVQKAHIIDGRIEHSLLLELFTSAGVGTQIVN
- a CDS encoding FAD-dependent oxidoreductase — translated: MKIYDYLIIGAGSAGCCVAHFLHQEGKSVAIVDREGIAGGASGAAGAFLSPLPGKKNLYNSLVNDALNFSIDFYKNLLPNIVEKKGVLRIPNNNFNKDKLAQSYIKYSYYDTQKLKNISKNFMDIDGYFYENAAVIEPTEISKKLIENCDFYKKDIKKLDFKDGIYNIDEIKAKNIILAQGVSTSLVEIPYMKISPIFGLRIDVKTTTKIPFNIHKSISVSTNKQDGTVSIGATHERHDNAILECLTTCDKCPFYVNSEQGQIETLLKQAQELIKLEDLKVVKIYKGARATIKSYFPVIGKVIDYEKSLEKYPSIKNGTKIPPDSLEYFENLYIINALGSRGFVFGPYLAKILTQNILHNTPIPKEISTQKLFYKTARAKAN
- a CDS encoding DUF2018 family protein, producing MITGCKMYGLFEDEDDIFMGSPKSKLMDVVFNANNDVVRHELQNFIDRTAALELLIAEKFGEDIDKEVRNYMISNREEVDNYAKSLYIELMGAILSKSE